A genomic window from Plasmodium malariae genome assembly, chromosome: 10 includes:
- the PmUG01_10025700 gene encoding conserved Plasmodium protein, unknown function yields MKPDVKNSSEKDTSNVSVKLEKLENGSKSENGSKSENGNKSENGNKSENGNKSENGSKSENGSKSENGNKSENINMSEKLTTLEKLYESRKLFMSDKLYSQEKNIDNYDMNSYEKNKYRKYLQNSSDEYSIQHMQKFLKHGIADNGIRIMTTNNCSWYYNYYKATKTCSPPIKELTEGTTVDYYYYTTPFSTQIGNINLVMMHSQVNFEDGTCTPTDRDFKMNAVTPQMIKEAKMKSVKYKKEYIDWI; encoded by the exons ATGAAACCGGATGTAAAAAACTCGTCTGAGAAAGATACATCAAATGTGTCGGTAAAGTTGGAGAAGTTAGAAAATGGTAGCAAATCCGAAAATGGTAGCAAATCCGAAAATGGTAACAAATCCGAAAATGGTAACAAATCCGAAAATGGTAACAAATCCGAAAATGGTAGCAAATCCGAAAATGGTAGCAAATCCGAAAATGGTAACAAATCCGAAAATATTAACATGTCAGAAAAATTGACCACATTAGAAAAACTATATGAATCAAGGAAACTGTTCATGTCCGATAAATTATATTctcaagaaaaaaatattgacaATTACGATATGAATAGTTATGAGAAAAATAAGTACAGGAAATATCTTCAAAATTCTAGTGATGAATATTCTATTCAGCATAtgcaaaaatttttgaa GCATGGAATTGCAGATAATGGAATTCGAATAATGACAACAAATAATTGCTCATG gtactataattattataaagcAACAAAAACATGTTCTCCACCCATTAAAGAACTTACGGAAGGGACTACCGttgattattattactatactACTCCTTTTTCTACACAAATAGGAAACATTAACTTGGTAATGATGCACAGTCAAGTAAATTTTGAAGATGGAACATGTACCCCCACTGATAGAGATTTCAAAATGAATGCAGTAACTCCTCAGATGATAAAAGAAGCGAAAATGAAAtctgtaaaatataaaaaggagtACATAGATTGGATTTAA
- the PmUG01_10025800 gene encoding secreted ookinete protein, putative produces the protein MNNLIFFFFFFFSSSLLLSTVSCDKAKILPLGDIISGVADIANVIAPKKEEVVESISESIPKINLKIVPSKKLNITKNDIIFLLSQLRQEIRRQVGILQGAQEYELEEKERMRERSASIWSSSNSAVYFPKQRDNKENVDNMEEDEKEEIEDLLDSLNKVLNVNVIGKDEQEKKEENLSYDIEINDRKNLDNNGESGLQNGPQFRQKTFRNGPIRRP, from the exons atgaataatttaatattttttttttttttttttttttcaagttcGTTATTACTATCAACAGTTAGTTGTGATAAAGCAAAAATTTTACCTTTAGGTGATATAATATCTGGTGTTGCGGATATAGCTAATGTGATAGCCCCtaaaaaggaagaagtaGTTGAGTCTATCTCTGAATCTATTcctaaaattaatttaaaaattgtaccatcaaaaaaattaaatattaccaagaatgatattatatttttattatctcaACTTAGACAAGAAATTAGGAGACAG GTTGGAATATTACAAGGTGCGCAAGAGT ACGAACTCgaggaaaaagaaaggaTGAGGGAAAGGTCTGCCTCCATTTGGTCAAGTAGCAATTCTGCTGTTTATTTCCCCAAACAAA GGGACAACAAGGAGAAc gTGGACAATATGGAAGAGGATGAAAAAGAGGAAATAGAGGATTTGTTAGACTCCTTAAATAAGGTACTAAATGTGAATGTg ATAGGTAAGGATGAacaagagaaaaaagaagaaaatctATCATACGATATAGAAATTAATGACAGGAAAAATTTGGACAATAATGGAGAAAGCGGTCTACAAAATGGACCGCAATTTAGACAAAAGACTTTCAGAAATG GACCTATAAGAAGGCCGTGA
- the PUF1 gene encoding mRNA-binding protein PUF1, putative — translation MEEKEANHYDHRTDSLENESIEGNNIILKEEEKNKICNGNMNMVNKKMSKHGNSSYSSKKKNINSTNKYSDKGDDNNSNDSRKDYRGENLDGIVKDGNISGDKKALISKDVEVDVEVEVNVDVNVDVGVDVDVEKSSEVAYSDTLLPMSEGGIPSTVSDNMIVGINIPYHDRNNLNDMTDISMKKNGGKCPSNNNNNNINSNSLSSNNISINMSNSITSTNNNAPTLYKNTYSSCYTNKEITNNNVKSIMNYPSTNTLNYNKENYCTYFDDTNRMNSTSYFPSTLPNTCSPNYNDANFLLNAKNFMVPYDYYNYYCSSFIPACPFFNYRNDIMNNKHYCGVDCTTSDLSNNNVSCSSNSGNRGNSGGNGNANGSGNVHGSANVSGNNNGNNSFNNNTLVNCDNSNKMYYNYSKYLCVPNVYINDKIYHTDAMSGALHCPDKIAGNALMHKGVLPYSMSGISGVGSISGVGGISGVGGIIGINCGGGMNEYNNMIPPNSDNLSSSSNVNSNNNTQIVNYFNYVSNSNFNIRRYLSNNSRQNSSNAYQQNISYYNTFNSNCYSSASKSYFCNQFFNEYPIFPLSPIDVYNTDDMNHPQNNLYPYQSTTSINNEDLKKKEELKNTNSNNQNLNKRAMNSKKFNYSKENYLLPVSFSGNIYKIAKRILEKKNPKHIEEIYNEALEHIIELMVDPFGNYLCQKLMEVCTPEQIEKIIDKSSDELINASISIHGTRTVQKLIEMIKTPSQIKKTTKALKNSIITLIKDINGNHVVQKCLITLSSNHCNFIYDAILKNCVDVSTHRHGCCVIQRCIDSANEKQRELFIKNISNSALDLVQDAFGNYVVQYILNLGDEKVNLDIVNKLLPSIENLAVQKFSSNVVEKCLINGNNQCRKIMINALLKKGQDVLKSIILDPFGNYVIQRALSVASEPELTKLVEGIKPYIKELRNISSGKRIAWKLAKRHPLLNADINNQYFENDQISNVNTSNDHPSTSNKDQSSFSTNVTDIPKIVKNGKKKKKNEMYNNSKLPFSNNYNRLTNSIPLYNNNTEQNRTMQSMDHLNIQNNAEVEDKYAIDKDPRLSGASIIGPPISYPPINDKRSDSSFMNSTIYYSKNCIPDEFSYNYGTASSNQRISYNEMIPTNCNINNNNSGNCNNVDKSLERNNCSYNAMTNNDYNTDKQNRYQNKNNYKRFSHNEVVGTDMDDLNKNDNTVYPISCEQNENMNNVSKERNNNSSGRFRGKNQKSNDHSRGRNKKNNKQGRGKNQNFYDQVRENNQKFNEQGSRRDKKYNDNLDDTKYERNNNLHRETEINELKADNLVGGINNCSTNSIYDNFNGENYSNGNRNGNRNGKRNGNENENGNENENGNENENGNENENGNENENGNENENGNENENGNRNMHKDWVKKSEEYTVGSKDKFRDTRSNKIGNNFKKSECKKEQTDLINNVNNIYNVISSKNYAYSNNSNNVSNNNSRNNNNNNSYNSYNENCGNFHPKRNNSQKYNSNMCSNKINLKVSYALTSNQNNKDDNITKKSKKGRKKYTNELCST, via the exons atggaagaaaaagaagcGAACCATTATGATCATAGGACAGATTCATTAGAGAATGAATCTATCGAAGGGAACAATATTATACttaaagaagaagaaaaaaataaaatatgtaatggTAATATGAACATggtcaataaaaaaatgtctAAACACGGCAACTCGAGCTACTCTtctaagaagaaaaatattaacagtaCCAATAAATACAGTGATAAAGGGGATGATAACAATAGCAACGATAGCAGGAAAGATTATCGAGGAGAAAATTTAGATGGCATTGTCAAAGATGGTAATATTTCAGGTGATAAAAAGGCATTAATTAGCAAAGATGTGGAAGTTGATGTAGAAGTAGAAGTAAATGTAGATGTAAACGTAGATGTAGGTGTAGATGTAGACGTAGAGAAGAGCTCTGAAGTCGCGTACAGCGATACATTATTACCAATGAGTGAAGGAGGTATACCTTCAACTGTTTCCGATAACATGATTGTGGGAATAAACATACCTTACCATGACAGGAATAACTTAAATGATATGACAGATATTTCGATGAAAAAGAATGGAGGAAAATGCCCAtcaaataacaataataacaacatAAATAGTAACAGCTTAAGCAGCAACAACATAAGCATCAACATGAGTAACAGTATCACCTCCACTAACAACAATGCACCGACTTTATACAAAAACACCTACAGTAGCTGTTATACgaataaagaaataacgAATAACAACGTAAAATCTATTATGAACTATCCTTCTACAAATAcgttaaattataataaagaaaattactGCACTTATTTTGATGATACAAACAGAATGAATAGTACATCTTATTTTCCATCAACCCTACCGAATACCTGTTCTCCTAATTATAACgatgcaaattttttattaaatgcaaaaaattttatggtACCTTATGACTATTACAACTATTACTGCTCTTCATTCATTCCAGCATGCCCTTTTTTTAACTACAGAAATgatattatgaataataagCATTATTGCGGGGTTGACTGTACCACTAGTGATTTGAGCAATAACAATGTTAGCTGTAGCAGCAACAGCGGTAACAGAGGTAACAGCGGTGGAAATGGTAATGCTAACGGCAGTGGCAATGTACATGGTAGCGCTAATGTTAGTGGCAACAACAATGGGAATAAcagttttaataataatacccTTGTGAATTGTGATAACAgcaataaaatgtattataactATAGCAAGTATCTTTGCGTTCCCAATGTATAcattaatgataaaatataccACACAGATGCAATGTCTGGTGCATTACATTGCCCCGACAAAATAGCAGGTAATGCCTTAATGCATAAAGGTGTGTTACCGTACAGTATGAGTGGTATTAGCGGAGTTGGCAGTATTAGCGGAGTTGGCGGTATTAGCGGAGTTGGCGGTATTATCGGCATTAACTGTGGTGGTGGCATGAAcgagtataataatatgatcCCACCAAACAGTGATAACTTAAGCAGCAGTTCTAACGTTAACTCTAACAATAATACGCAAATAGTTAATTACTTCAACTATGTTTCCAATAGCAATTTTAACATACGAAGATACTTATCAAATAACAGTAGACAGAACAGTAGCAATGCTTACcaacaaaatatatcatattacaATACCTTTAATTCTAACTGCTATTCCTCAGCATCTAAGTCTTATTTCTGtaatcaattttttaatgaataccCCATATTTCCGTTATCTCCCATCGATGTTTATAACACAGACGATATGAATCATCCtcaaaataatttgtatcCATATCAAT CAACCACTAGCATAAATAAcgaagatttaaaaaaaaaagaagaattgaAAAATACGAATAGTAATAAccaaaatttaaataagagAGCTAtgaatagtaaaaaatttaattatagtaAGGAAAATTATTTGTTACCTGTATCATTTTCTGGAAACATCTACAAAATAGCCAAG AGGATactagaaaagaaaaatccaAAGCACATTgaggaaatatataatgaagcCTTAGAACACATAATAGAATTAATGGTTGACCCTTTTGGCAATTACTTGTGTCAAAAGTTAATGGAAGTATGTACCCCAGAACagatagaaaaaattattgacaAATCCTCAGATGAACTAATTAATGCTTCAATAAGTATCCACGGGACGAGGACTGTCCAGAAGCTTATAGAAATG ATAAAAACGCCttcacaaataaaaaaaacgaCGAAAGCTCTAAAGAATTCTATAATTACTTTAATCAAAGATATTAATGGAAATCATGTTGTCCAGAAATGTTTGATTACGCTCTCAAGTAATcattgtaattttatatatgatgctattttgaaaaattgtgTTGATGTTTCTACGCACAGACATGGTTGTTGTGTTATTCAGAGGTGCATTGATTCTGCCAACGAGAAGCAAAGG GagttattcataaaaaatatttcaaacaGCGCACTGGACCTAGTACAGGATGCTTTCGGAAATTATGTCGTTCAgtacatattaaatttaggagatgaaaaagtaaacttagatattgttaataaattattaccaAGTATAGAAAATCTAGCTGttcaaaaattttcttcaaaTGTAGTAGAGAAATGTCTAATAAATGGTAATAATCAATgtagaaaaataatgattaatgcattattaaaaaaaggacaaGATGTgttaaaaagtattatacTTGATCCGTTTGGTAATTATGTTATACAAAGAGCATTGTCAGTTGCCTCTGAACCTGAATTAACGAAATTAGTAGAAGGAATAAAAccttatataaaagaattacgTAATATATCATCAGGTAAAAGAATTGCATGGAAACTAGCCAAAAGGCATCCTTTACTTAATGCAGATATTAATAATCAATATTTTGAGAACGATCAAATTTCAAATGTGAATACATCTAATGACCATCCAAGTACTTCTAATAAAGACCAATCTTCCTTCAGTACTAATGTAACGGATATAccaaaaattgtaaaaaatgggaaaaaaaaaaaaaaaaatgaaatgtataataattcaaaactaccattttcaaataattataaccGACTAACAAATAGTATTCCGTTGTATAACAATAATACAGAACAAAATAGAACCATGCAAAGTATGGACCATTTGAACATTCAGAATAACGCTGAAGTCGAGGATAAATATGCTATTGATAAAGATCCTCGTTTGAGCGGTGCTTCTATTATCGGTCCACCTATAAGCTACCCTCCTATTAATGACAAACGCAGCGATAGTTCTTTCATGAACAGTACAATTTATTACAGTAAAAATTGCATACCTGATGAGTTTTCGTATAATTATGGAACGGCTAGCAGTAATCAAAGAATCAGTTATAACGAAATGATCCCGACAAATTGCAACATcaacaacaataatagtGGTAACTGTAATAATGTGGATAAAAGCCTGGAGCGTAATAACTGTTCATACAACGCGATGACGaataatgattataataCGGACAAGCAGAATAgatatcaaaataaaaataactacAAACGATTCAGCCATAATGAGGTGGTAGGTACAGATATGGAcgatttaaataaaaatgataacacCGTATACCCCATATCATgtgaacaaaatgaaaatatgaacaacGTTTCcaaagaaagaaataataattctagtGGTCGTTTCAGAGGAAAAAATCAGAAAAGTAATGACCATAGTAGGGgaagaaataagaaaaataataaacaaggTAGGggaaaaaatcaaaatttttatgatcAAGTCAGGGAAAATAATCAGAAATTTAATGAACAAGGAAGTAGAAgggataaaaaatataatgataatttgGATGACACAAAATATGAGCGTAATAATAACTTACATCGAGAGACCGAAATTAATGAGCTTAAGGCAGATAATCTAGTGGGTggaataaataattgtagTACCAACAgtatatatgataattttaacGGTGAAAACTACAGCAATGGGAACAGGAACGGGAACAGAAATGGAAAGCGAAATGGAAATGAGAACGAAAATGGAAATGAGAACGAAAATGGAAATGAGAACGAAAATGGAAACGAGAACGAAAATGGAAACGAGAACGAAAATGGAAACGAGAACGAAAATGGAAACGAGAACGAAAATGGAAACCGAAACATGCACAAAGATTGGGTTAAAAAAAGTGAGGAATACACAGTTGGATCAAAGGATAAATTCAGGGATACAAGGAGTAACAAAATAGGCAATAATTTTAAGAAGAGCGAATGTAAAAAAGAACAGACGGACCTAAtcaataatgtaaataatatttataacgtAATATCAAGTAAAAACTACGCCTATAGTAATAACAGCAATAATGTTAGCAATAATAACAGcaggaataataataataataatagttacAACTCATACAATGAAAATTGTGGAAACTTTCATCCCAAGAGAAATAATagtcaaaaatataattctaacATGTGTAGTAATAAGATTAACTTAAAAGTTTCATATGCCTTAACAAGcaatcaaaataataaagatgaCAACATCACGAAGAAGTCCAAAAAAggcagaaaaaaatatacgaatGAATTGTGCTCAACGTGA
- the WDR26 gene encoding WD repeat-containing protein 26, putative: MSLTNIIKRDKRKRQEEISHVIKKKLKNSNMLNTVDKNNQNEIVSSSLTTKNAYMNELVNNNIIENMTYVKDDEEQTININRNKGIHDLSCNFFQNNYSYFCDKWTEVNSSIPNEPKYYLHTCVQEKVHNQNGHEENMKKENYLSNSNKDLTKLKRRKRKSTVNEKKDKEKKKKKKNKIKKIKKIKNDRRARERSNNSNRSRSSRGRNNDDNNSNSNYSRGRSTANENSIASESSATIGSNITKGSNITKGNNTTNGSSGSNSDEQSENEKSNDYIWEGLMKKDVILLLIQAIKNMGYKKSAKYLELESGIELEQPLVKEMHKKILSGDWKNAIYNLKKLNINENVIKAIGFLIYEQSFIEYLYQGKYFAALRCLRSKMKKYCFDEDTYNRLHECTTFFMSINNLYVHKNNKKNFKNSRKILFEKINRLLPEHIILPPRRLAILLHQSLKYQVDNCLFHNNFSEMKLRKNLLKYEKAKNQENANNKLFLNLQDYNGRNACLSKKMKIKRKKNNKLNNNNDNSDNNNKNNNNCNNSNNRNNSNNRNNSNNSNNSNNSNNSNNANNENNENNNNSSNNNSSNKNNGNSNTILQYYENICTSKKNSCCEKQNFCKINFSKCNELNNESSVYLHKLKESSLTEHTKYAEHVILDKHAANNSCSYTNKTVLWESKHADEKQFNTASSGALSGSRIGGNAHNSGTHNSNNASRKSTKLKNTFLAEGGEQNRQIISNANNLTSVYLLNNSLSYHKEGKMKNMKNMKNMKNDMMMSGSKICTLNGGNYEHLKNHSNFDEQPTAPHKCENLKYAHTFDNYSEQENRLEDQKKIDISSYDTFVNSVQFVSKNVDGVTNMNSSSNTCANACANTCANACANDCANTCANACGSACGSACGNINSSAYNNCNCNCNCNCHIHSCSGSNNVTEYKSEPSSKQGSKTVIYLNEYINEREEIEALFPYTSVGKEEVRLEEQKKERIDRTKRIEGIERIEGIERTEGTERIEGIERTEGTERIEGIERTEGTEGIERTEGIERTEGIERTKRTKRRKMKKEIDKLDIQKESACNDNNYKLLSISLLKNHECRRIKLPYYCIKVLQGHKDEVWYVNVSPNGKYIASSSKDKSVFLWNGKYPFNKIREWNGHIDGVSYIIWSHNSKYLVSGSNDSNIIIWSPRSNKKKLSLTMHNGPITSICWSKDDSIIISSAFDKKIFCTKLSEELKSFSILYAWSFSTRIQNFVFTNNEKYLIVVPSDKNVRVIDYNMKKELYILPEYDTITSVCASNLYNHILVNIADRKPTIKLWDVKYRYIIQTYRGHKQGRFIVHSTFGGKNEDYVISGSEDSLIYIWHKTKGYLLDVINGHASTVSIAIWPLSTTKFPYMVSASDDHTLMIWNVCPRVNSVKKEIKKKKKK, encoded by the exons ATGAGTTTAACAAATATCATTAAACGTGATAAGAGGAAAAGACAGGAGGAAATAAGTCAtgttattaagaaaaaactaaaaaatagtaatatgtTAAATACTGTTGATAAGAACAATCAAAATGAAATTGTTTCGTCTTCGTTGACTACGAAGAATGCATATATGAATGAACTTgtaaataacaatataatagaaaatatgaCATATGTAAAAGATGATGAGGAacaaacaataaatataaatagaaacAAAGGAATACATGATTTGagttgtaatttttttcaaaataattatagcTACTTTTGTGATAAATGGACAGAAGTAAACTCTTCCATCCCCAATGAACCAAAGTATTATTTACACACATGTGTACAGGAAAAAGTACATAATCAAAATGGGCatgaagaaaatatgaaaaaggaaaattatttaagtaatagtaataaggACTTAACTAAATTgaagagaagaaaaagaaagtcTACTgttaacgaaaaaaaagacaaggagaagaagaagaagaag aaaaataaaataaaaaaaataaaaaaaataaaaaatgatagaaGAGCAAGAGAAAGAAGCAACAACAGCAACAGAAGTAGAAGTAGCAGAGGCAGAAATAACGAtgataataacagtaatagtaattaCTCACGTGGACGTAGCACTGCCAATGAGAATAGCATCGCCAGTGAAAGCAGTGCCACGATCGGAAGTAATATAACCAAGGGAAGCAATATCACCAAGGGGAATAATACCACTAATGGGAGTAGCGGTTCCAACAGTGATGAGCAAagtgaaaatgaaaagtCAAACGACTACATATGGGAAGggttaatgaaaaaagacGTTATACTATTACTAATCCAAGCGATTAAAAACATGGGTTATAAAAAGTCTGCCAAATATTTAGAACTAGAAAGTGGAATAGAGTTAGAACAACCATTAGTTAAAGAAATGcataaaaagatattatCAGGAGATTGGAAAAAtgcaatatataatttaaagaaattaaatataaatgaaaatgtgaTTAAGGCTATAggatttttaatatatgaacaatcttttatagaatatttatatcaaGGTAAATATTTTGCTGCTTTAAGATGTTTAAgaagtaaaatgaaaaaatattgttttgaTGAAGATACGTATAATAGATTACATGAATGTACGACTTTTTTTATGtctataaataatttatatgtacacaaaaataataaaaaaaattttaaaaattcgcGTAAAATtctatttgaaaaaataaatagattaTTACCtgaacatattattttaccaCCTAGGAGACTAGCTATTTTGTTACATCAGTCACTTAAGTATCAAGTGGACAATTGTTTGTTCCATAACAACTTTTCCGAAATGAAATTacgtaaaaatttattaaaatatgaaaaggcAAAAAATCAGGAAAATGCCAACAACAAGCTATTTCTTAACCTACAGGATTACAATGGTAGGAATGCCTGTTTAtccaaaaaaatgaaaattaaaagaaaaaaaaataataaattaaataacaacaatgataatagtgataataacaataagaacaacaataattgtaataacagtaataacagaaataacagtaataacagaaataacagtaataacagtaataacagtaataacagtaataacagtaataacgcaaataacgaaaataatgaaaataataataacagcagtaacaataatagtagtaataaaaataatggtaATAGTAACACTATTCTTCAGTACTacgaaaatatatgtacaagcAAGAAAAATTCCTGTTgcgaaaaacaaaatttttgtaaaattaatttttcgaAATGTAATGAACTGAATAATGAATCATCTGTTTACTTACACAAGTTAAAAGAGAGTAGTCTCACGGAACACACCAAATATGCAGAGCATGTGATACTCGACAAACATGCCGCAAATAATTCCTGTAGCTACACGAACAAAACGGTTCTATGGGAAAGCAAACATGCAGACGAAAAACAGTTTAACACGGCTAGCAGCGGGGCGCTTAGCGGCAGTAGGATTGGCGGAAATGCGCACAATAGCGGTACTCACAATAGCAATAACGCTTCTAGGAAAAGtacaaaattgaaaaatacgTTCCTTGCGGAGGGTGGGGAACAAAACAGACAAATCATCTCAAATGCTAATAATCTCACTTCTGTATATCTACTTAACAATTCTTTATCTTACCATAAAGAagggaaaatgaaaaatatgaaaaatatgaaaaatatgaaaaacgATATGATGATGAGTGGGAGTAAAATATGTACCCTAAACGGGGGTAATTatgaacatttaaaaaatcacTCAAACTTTGATGAACAGCCAACAGCTCCACATAAATGCGAAAACTTgaaatatgcacatacatttGATAATTATAGTGAGCAAGAAAACAGATTAGAGGATCAAAAAAAGATCGATATTAGTTCTTATGATACATTTGTAAATTCCGTGCAATTTGTAAGTAAAAATGTGGATGGTGTAACGAATATGAACAGCAGTAGTAATACTTGCGCTAATGCTTGCGCTAATACTTGCGCTAATGCTTGCGCTAATGATTGCGCTAATACTTGCGCTAATGCTTGCGGTAGTGCTTGCGGTAGTGCTTGCGGTAATATCAACAGTAGTGCCTACAACAACTGTAACTGTAACTGTAACTGCAACTGCCATATCCACAGCTGTAGCGGTAGCAATAACGTTACGGAGTACAAGAGCGAGCCGTCGAGTAAGCAAGGAAGTAAGACCGTAATATATCTAAACGAGTATATAAACGAAAGGGAGGAGATAGAGGCGCTATTTCCATATACCAGTGTAGGTAAAGAGGAAGTCAGATtagaagaacaaaaaaaggaaagaatcGATAGAACCAAAAGAATAGAAGGAATCGAAAGAATAGAAGGAATCGAAAGAACCGAAGGAACCGAAAGAATAGAAGGAATCGAAAGAACCGAAGGAACCGAAAGAATAGAAGGAATCGAAAGAACCGAAGGAACCGAAGGAATCGAAAGAACCGAAGGAATCGAAAGAACCGAAGGAATCGAAAGAAccaaaagaacaaaaagaaggaaaatgaaaaaagaaatagataAGTTAGACATACAAAAAGAGAGTGCATGTAATGATAATAACTATAAGTTATTGTCCATATCATTGTTAAAAAATCATGAATGTAGAAGAATTAAATTGCCCTATTATTGTATAAAAGTATTACAAGGACATAAGGATGAAGTATGGTATGTTAATGTATCACCtaatggaaaatatattGCTTCTTCAAGTAAGGATAAAAGTGTATTCTTATGGAATGGGAAATAcccatttaataaaataagagaaTGGAATGGTCATATAGATGGTGttagttatattatatggaGTCATAATAGTAAATACTTAGTTTCTGGTTCGAATGattcaaatattattatatggaGTCCAAggagtaataaaaaaaagttaagtCTAACTATGCATAATGGTCCTATTACATCTATTTGTTGGTCTAAAGATGATTCTATAATTATATCATCAGCATTTgataagaaaatattctGTACTAAATTAAGTGAAGAACTAAAAagtttttctatattatatgcTTGGTCCTTTAGTACTAGAATACAAAATTTcgtttttacaaataatgagaaatatttaattgttGTTCCATCAGATAAAAATGTTAGAGTTATAgattataatatgaaaaaagaattatacattttaccTGAATATGACACTATTACATCAGTGTGTGCATCCAATTTgtataatcatatattagTTAATATAGCGGATCGAAAACCAACCATCAAATTGTGGGATGTTAAATACagatatattattcaaaCGTATAGGGGACATAAACAAGGGAGATTTATTGTTCATTCCACTTTTGgtggaaaaaatgaagactATGTTATAAGTGGTAGTGAAGATagtttaatatacatttggCATAAAACAAAAGGTTATTTATTAGATGTCATAAATGGGCATGCTTCAACTGTTAGTATAGCCATATGGCCACTCTCCACCACCAAATTCCCCTACATGGTTTCAGCTTCGGATGATCATACTTTAATGATATGGAATGTATGTCCCAGGGTAAATAGTgtcaaaaaggaaataaaaaaaaaaaaaaaaaaataa